The following coding sequences lie in one Eremothecium sinecaudum strain ATCC 58844 chromosome IV, complete sequence genomic window:
- the STF2 gene encoding ATPase-stabilizing factor family protein (Syntenic homolog of Ashbya gossypii AFR505C; Syntenic homolog of Saccharomyces cerevisiae YLR327C (TMA10) and YGR008C (STF2)) codes for MTRTNKWTVHESKADSRFFTHNGFYGTSPKNVKKDGSGRGNWGKPGDEIEDLIDAGEIPPVFNKGRRGSNTRAREAQLEQVQRYKV; via the coding sequence ATGACAAGGACCAACAAATGGACGGTGCATGAGTCAAAAGCTGACTCGCGTTTCTTCACACACAATGGATTTTACGGCACGTCTCCAAAAAACGTCAAGAAGGACGGTTCCGGTAGAGGCAACTGGGGGAAGCCTGGCGATGAAATCGAGGATTTGATTGATGCTGGTGAGATTCCTCCTGTCTTTAACAAGGGACGGAGGGGTTCTAATACACGAGCACGTGAAGCACAGTTGGAACAGGTTCAA